The following proteins are co-located in the Solanum pennellii chromosome 1, SPENNV200 genome:
- the LOC107029046 gene encoding GDP-mannose transporter GONST1-like isoform X2, whose product MKAVKRIDNDVENGKLEIKEKSKRNNMLVTVQNKALLSGIAYCISSCSMILVNKYVLSSYNFNAGISLMLYQNFVSVVVVSILSFSGVISTEPLTLRMIKVWLPVNVIFVGMLISSMFSLKYLNVAMVTVLKNVTNVITAVGEMYIFNKHHDSRVWTALLLMIVSAVSGGITDLTFHATGYTWQIINCFLTASYSLTLRRIMNTAKQVTKSGNLDEFSMVLLNNTLSLPLGLLLVLLFNEVDYLSTTPLLQLPTFWIVITLSGFLGLTISFTSMWFLHQTSATTYSLVGSLNKIPLSVAGIFLFNVPTSLDNTASIFFGLLAGVFFAQAKMQEKSQS is encoded by the exons ATGAAGGCTGTAAAACGAATTGACAACGATGTTGAAAATGGAAAGTTGGAGATCAAAGAGAAGTCGAAACGTAACAATATGCTTGTCACAGTACAGAACAAAGCGTTGCTATCAGGAATTGCATACTGTATATCTTCATGTAGCATGATATTAGTTAATAAATACGTCCTTTCGAGCTATAATTTCAATGCAGGGATATCATTGATGCTCTATCAG AATTTCGTCTCTGTTGTTGTGGTTTCTATATTGAGCTTCTCTGGTGTAATTTCCACGGAGCCACTCACGTTGAGGATGATCAAAGTCTGGTTGCCTGTTAATGTTATATTTGTCGGAATGCTTATCAGTAGTATGTTCAG TTTGAAGTACCTAAACGTTGCTATGGTTACTGTTCTGAAGAATGTTACTAATGTGATTACTGCTGTTGGTGAAATGTATATATTCAACAAACACCATGATAGTCGAGTGTGGACCGCTCTTTTACTGATG ATTGTTTCAGCAGTCTCTGGAGGAATTACAGACCTAACTTTTCATGCTACTGGTTATACATGGCAGATAATCAATTGTTTCTTGACAGCATCATACTCA TTGACTCTACGTAGAATCATGAACACCGCTAAGCAAGTAACAAAATCAGGGAACCTGGATGAATTCTCAATGGTTCTGCTAAATAATACCCTTTCATTGCCTTTAGGCCTTCTCCTCGTACTATTGTTCAATGAAGTTGATTACCTCTCCACGAC ACCACTATTACAATTGCCAACATTTTGGATTGTGATAACATTAAGTGGATTTTTGGGCTTAACTATTAGCTTCACATCTATGtggtttcttcatcaaacaAGTGCAACTACATATAG CCTTGTGGGATCACTAAATAAGATACCTCTCTCTGTTGCTGGTATTTTCCTTTTCAATGTCCCAACTAGTCTTGACAACACTGcaagtattttttttg GCCTCTTGGCTGGAGTATTTTTCGCCCAAGCAAAAATGCAGGAGAAATCTCAATCCTaa
- the LOC107029046 gene encoding GDP-mannose transporter GONST1-like isoform X1 — MSPRPFFMKAVKRIDNDVENGKLEIKEKSKRNNMLVTVQNKALLSGIAYCISSCSMILVNKYVLSSYNFNAGISLMLYQNFVSVVVVSILSFSGVISTEPLTLRMIKVWLPVNVIFVGMLISSMFSLKYLNVAMVTVLKNVTNVITAVGEMYIFNKHHDSRVWTALLLMIVSAVSGGITDLTFHATGYTWQIINCFLTASYSLTLRRIMNTAKQVTKSGNLDEFSMVLLNNTLSLPLGLLLVLLFNEVDYLSTTPLLQLPTFWIVITLSGFLGLTISFTSMWFLHQTSATTYSLVGSLNKIPLSVAGIFLFNVPTSLDNTASIFFGLLAGVFFAQAKMQEKSQS, encoded by the exons ATGAGTCCAAG ACCTTTTTTCATGAAGGCTGTAAAACGAATTGACAACGATGTTGAAAATGGAAAGTTGGAGATCAAAGAGAAGTCGAAACGTAACAATATGCTTGTCACAGTACAGAACAAAGCGTTGCTATCAGGAATTGCATACTGTATATCTTCATGTAGCATGATATTAGTTAATAAATACGTCCTTTCGAGCTATAATTTCAATGCAGGGATATCATTGATGCTCTATCAG AATTTCGTCTCTGTTGTTGTGGTTTCTATATTGAGCTTCTCTGGTGTAATTTCCACGGAGCCACTCACGTTGAGGATGATCAAAGTCTGGTTGCCTGTTAATGTTATATTTGTCGGAATGCTTATCAGTAGTATGTTCAG TTTGAAGTACCTAAACGTTGCTATGGTTACTGTTCTGAAGAATGTTACTAATGTGATTACTGCTGTTGGTGAAATGTATATATTCAACAAACACCATGATAGTCGAGTGTGGACCGCTCTTTTACTGATG ATTGTTTCAGCAGTCTCTGGAGGAATTACAGACCTAACTTTTCATGCTACTGGTTATACATGGCAGATAATCAATTGTTTCTTGACAGCATCATACTCA TTGACTCTACGTAGAATCATGAACACCGCTAAGCAAGTAACAAAATCAGGGAACCTGGATGAATTCTCAATGGTTCTGCTAAATAATACCCTTTCATTGCCTTTAGGCCTTCTCCTCGTACTATTGTTCAATGAAGTTGATTACCTCTCCACGAC ACCACTATTACAATTGCCAACATTTTGGATTGTGATAACATTAAGTGGATTTTTGGGCTTAACTATTAGCTTCACATCTATGtggtttcttcatcaaacaAGTGCAACTACATATAG CCTTGTGGGATCACTAAATAAGATACCTCTCTCTGTTGCTGGTATTTTCCTTTTCAATGTCCCAACTAGTCTTGACAACACTGcaagtattttttttg GCCTCTTGGCTGGAGTATTTTTCGCCCAAGCAAAAATGCAGGAGAAATCTCAATCCTaa
- the LOC107008523 gene encoding Holliday junction resolvase MOC1, chloroplastic-like: MESIILQTQPLQFMNPITSKFIPTIRFTASSVAAFKLFSSSSSAAITTDSPVIEQNPSPKPAISPRNGVVKARVSKGILEAQLKMDWLESLSCPFPCTKPMDSGWVIGVDPDTSGALALLKPNQPPQVFDSPHLKVLVGKGVRKRLDAKAIVQLLQSFEAPLGTTVYIEQSTPYPQDGKQGWWSGGFGYGLWIGLLVASGFSVTPVPSSAWKSEFRLTRDRSNKDYSRELASSLFPSLSSSLKRKKDHGRAEALLIAAYGKGIKINSDSPCAVENLDALATGEKLVNEFHILSTPALNN, from the exons ATGGAATCAATTATCTTacaaactcaaccattacaattcATGAACCCAATTACTTCAAAATTCATTCCCACAATTCGATTTACTGCTTCCTCTGTAGCAGCATTCAAGCTCTTCTCATCTTCATCTTCAGCAGCCATTACCACAGATTCCCCTGTCATAGAGCAAAACCCATCTCCTAAACCAGCTATTTCTCCGAGAAATGGGGTTGTAAAGGCTAGGGTTAGTAAAGGCATTTTGGAAGCTCAGCTGAAAATGGACTGGTTGGAGTCTTTGTCTTGCCCATTTCCATGTACAAAGCCTATGGACAGTGGTTGGGTTATTGGGGTTGACCCAGATACTTCTGGTGCTTTGGCACTCTTGAAACCAAATCAACCTCCTCAG GTGTTTGATTCTCCTCACTTGAAGGTACTTGTTGGAAAAGGAGTGCGGAAACGCTTAGATGCAAAAGCTATTGTTCAGTTGCTTCAAAGTTTTGAAGCTCCGTTAG GAACAACTGTGTATATTGAACAATCAACTCCGTATCCACAAGATGGTAAGCAG GGATGGTGGAGTGGAGGATTCGGCTATGGACTATGGATTGGGTTGTTAGTTGCATCCGGATTTTCCGTTACTCCTGTGCCATCAAGTGCATGGAAGAGTGAGTTTCGACTTACAAGAGACCGCTCAAACAAG GATTATAGCAGGGAACTAGCATCTTCATTGTTTCCCTCTTTGAGTTCTTCATTGAAAAGGAAGAAAGATCATG GTCGAGCTGAGGCTCTTCTCATTGCTGCTTATGGCAAAGGCATCAAGATAAATTCTGATTCTCCTTGCGCCGTGGAAAATTTAGATGCTTTAGCAACCGGAGAAAAGCTAGTCAATGAATTCCATATTTTATCAACTCCAGCGCTTAACAACTAG
- the LOC107015084 gene encoding mannan endo-1,4-beta-mannosidase 4, whose amino-acid sequence MMNNSLILIFVAILIIFPNEFSKPTRAFPNNNFVYTDGTHFALNGKSLYINGFNAYWLMYVAYDPSTRIKVTNTFQQASKYKMNVARTWAFSDGGSRPLQSAPGVYNEQMFQGLDFVISEAKKYGIHLILSLVNNWDAFGGKKQYVEWAVQRGQKLTSDDDFFTNPMVKGFYKNNVKVVLTRVNTITKVAYKDDPTILSWELINEPRCPSDLSGKTFQNWVLEMAGYLKSIDSNHLLEIGLEGFYGNDMRQYNPNSYIFGTNFISNNQVQGIDFTTIHMYPNQWLPGLTQEAQDKWASQWIQVHIDDSKMLKKPLLIAEFGKSSNTPGYTVAMRDNYFEKIYGTIFNCAKSGGPCGGGLFWQVLGQGMSNFDDGYQVVLQESPSTARVILLQSLRLSKLS is encoded by the exons atgatgaataaCTCACTCATCTTAATTTTTGTtgctattttaataatatttccaAATGAATTTAGCAAGCCTACTAGAGCTTttccaaataataattttgtttatacAGATGGAACTCATTTTGCATTAAATGGAAAGTCACTTTATATAAATGGTTTTAATGCATATTGGTTAATGTATGTAGCTTATGATCCATCAACAAGAATTAAAGTTACAAATACATTCCAACAAGCttctaaatataaaatgaacGTTGCTAGAACTTGGGCTTTTTCTGATGGTGGTTCTAGACCTTTACAATCTGCACCTGGTGTTTACAACGAACAAATGTTTCAG GGATTGGATTTTGTGATATCAGAAGCTAAAAAATATGGAATTCACTTAATTCTGTCATTAGTCAATAATTGGGATGCTTTTGGAGGAAAGAAACAATATGTAGAATGGGCAGTGCAAAGAGGGCAGAAATTAACAAGTGATGATGATTTCTTCACTAATCCTATGGTCAAAGGATTCTACAAAAATAATGTCAAG GTTGTGCTTACAAGAGTGAATACAATAACCAAAGTGGCATATAAAGATGATCCAACAATTCTTTCATGGGAATTAATAAATGAGCCTAGATGCCCATCTGACCTCTCTGGGAAAACATTTCAG AACTGGGTTTTAGAAATGGCGGGATATTTGAAATCAATAGATTCAAATCATCTCTTGGAGATTGGACTTGAAGGATTTTATGGGAATGACATGAGACAATACAATCCTAATTCTTACATTTTTGGGACTAATTTTATCTCCAACAATCAAGTTCAAGGAATTGATTTTACCACAATTCATATGTACCCTAATCAATG GTTGCCAGGTTTAACTCAAGAGGCCCAAGACAAATGGGCTTCACAATGGATCCAAGTCCATATAGATGACTCCAAAATGTTGAAAAAGCCCTTATTAATTGCAGAATTTGGCAAGTCTTCAAACACCCCAGGGTATACTGTTGCAATGAgggataattattttgaaaaaatatatggaaCCATTTTTAATTGTGCCAAAAGTGGAGGCCCATGTGGTGGTGGGCTTTTTTGGCAAGTATTGGGCCAAGGAATGTCAAATTTTGATGATGGTTATCAAGTGGTCTTGCAAGAGAGCCCATCAACTGCTAGAGTTATACTCTTACAATCTCTTAGGCTCTCTAAGCTATCATAG